In one Sphingobium indicum B90A genomic region, the following are encoded:
- a CDS encoding helicase-related protein — protein sequence MKLLRNSGNERVIDRLRDWLQPDAAVDFMSPVFSLYAFAEMHDHLSKIGHCRILLGSDSAITNSLYGGPADIAARGKLQGRWLAKIAVEWLSKHAEVRHVPTAPPQSMIIISENRNRHVLTGTCGFTTDGLGVTPGDRLGLVQLSDTEAEAEAFADWFQANWCGVKPNPSQLPISLNVAASHRPPSLLYFKVLYELFRDLGDELDEERIIKSATGIRNTTVWNKLFKFQRDGVVGAIDKLERIGGCIIADSVGLGKTFEALAVIKYYELRNDRVLVLCPKRLRDNWTLYKANDRRNVLAGDRFNYDVLNHTDLSRDGGLSGDIDLGHVNWGNYDLVVIDESHNFRNKATHKDRDTRYDHLMKRIIKAGVKTKVLMLSATPVNNRLADLKNQIAFMTEGSDIALIEHGIPSIEATIRKAQGQFNRWLDLPEDERRPARLMDMLGFDYFKLLDMLTIARSRKHVQRYYGTEETGQFPERLRPVNIKADVDLAGEFRPIREINNEIRRLTLGAYAPLRYVLPHKQAAYDEKYSTKVRGGESFFRQVDREESLIHLLRVNILKRMESSVASFALTIKRQLDDVNALLAKIDTHEESVDELAIDDVDIDDPAFEALLVGRKVKVLLQDVDRVRWRQDLIEDRNRLATLLSAARAVTPERDAKLAALKELIAHKVDAPINGDNRKLLLFTAFADTADYLYRELAGWAHSALGINLAVVSGTGANKSSLPGLRSDMSSILSAFSPRSKERPEEMAGEGEIDLLIGTDCISEGQNLQDCDFLVNYDIHWNPVRIIQRFGRIDRIGSTNTRIQLVNFWPNMELDEYLDLESRVSGRMVLLDVSATGEENVIEFQAGNQMNDLEYRRAQLQKMQDAVIDLEDLSSGVSIADLTLNDFRIDLAGHLRDHRDQLETLPLGTYAVVSGLEPTASDNDLPPGVIFCLRAVGDAAAHAAEPGYPLSPNFVVHVGDEGEVLLPYTQAKQVLDRLKKTAIGRDFPDAEACARFDKDTRLGRDMESYQSLLARAVASIAGKSEERAIASLFSPGGTHALKGEFAGINDFEVVAFVVILPPAASEGV from the coding sequence ATGAAGCTTTTGCGTAACAGTGGAAATGAGCGAGTTATTGATAGGCTTCGGGACTGGCTGCAGCCGGACGCAGCGGTTGATTTTATGTCGCCTGTCTTCTCGCTTTACGCATTTGCCGAAATGCACGACCATCTCAGCAAGATCGGACACTGTCGGATCCTTCTTGGCTCTGACAGTGCCATTACGAATTCCCTCTACGGCGGCCCTGCCGACATTGCCGCACGCGGTAAATTGCAGGGTCGATGGCTTGCCAAAATCGCCGTTGAATGGCTGAGCAAACATGCCGAGGTCCGCCACGTCCCAACTGCGCCGCCCCAATCCATGATCATTATTTCTGAAAACCGCAACCGCCACGTTCTGACCGGCACATGCGGGTTCACCACCGATGGCTTGGGAGTTACACCAGGTGACCGACTGGGCCTTGTCCAGCTTTCCGATACAGAAGCAGAAGCGGAGGCATTCGCCGACTGGTTTCAGGCAAATTGGTGCGGAGTGAAACCGAACCCGAGCCAACTTCCCATCAGCCTTAACGTGGCTGCGAGCCATCGCCCACCTTCTCTGCTTTATTTTAAGGTGCTCTACGAGCTGTTCAGGGATTTGGGCGACGAGCTGGACGAGGAGCGGATTATCAAGTCCGCGACGGGCATCCGCAACACGACCGTCTGGAACAAGCTGTTCAAGTTTCAGCGGGATGGCGTCGTCGGCGCTATCGACAAGCTGGAGCGCATCGGCGGCTGCATAATCGCCGATAGCGTCGGTCTCGGCAAAACCTTCGAGGCCCTGGCCGTCATCAAATACTACGAGCTGCGCAACGACCGCGTTTTGGTGCTCTGTCCCAAGCGGCTGCGCGACAACTGGACGCTCTACAAGGCCAATGATCGCCGCAACGTCCTGGCAGGCGACCGCTTCAATTATGACGTGCTGAACCATACCGACCTGTCGCGCGACGGCGGTTTGTCGGGCGATATCGACCTCGGGCATGTGAATTGGGGCAACTACGATCTCGTCGTGATCGACGAGTCCCATAACTTCCGCAACAAGGCGACCCATAAGGATCGCGACACGCGATACGACCACCTGATGAAGCGCATCATCAAGGCGGGCGTGAAAACCAAGGTGCTGATGCTGTCGGCAACGCCGGTCAACAACCGGCTGGCCGACCTCAAGAACCAGATCGCCTTCATGACCGAAGGCAGTGACATTGCCCTGATCGAGCACGGTATTCCGAGCATCGAGGCGACCATCCGCAAGGCGCAGGGGCAATTCAACCGCTGGCTCGACCTCCCCGAGGATGAGCGACGCCCCGCGCGGCTGATGGACATGCTGGGCTTCGATTATTTCAAGCTGCTCGACATGCTCACCATTGCGCGGTCGCGTAAGCATGTGCAGCGCTACTACGGCACGGAGGAAACCGGCCAGTTCCCCGAGCGTCTGCGTCCGGTCAACATCAAGGCCGACGTTGACCTGGCGGGCGAGTTCCGCCCCATCCGCGAGATCAACAACGAAATCCGGCGGCTGACGCTCGGCGCTTATGCGCCCTTGCGATACGTGCTTCCGCACAAGCAGGCCGCCTACGACGAAAAATACAGCACCAAAGTCCGGGGCGGCGAGAGCTTCTTCCGGCAGGTCGACCGCGAGGAAAGCCTGATTCATCTGCTGCGGGTCAATATCCTGAAGCGCATGGAAAGCTCGGTCGCGTCTTTCGCCCTCACCATCAAGCGCCAGCTCGATGACGTGAACGCGCTTCTCGCCAAGATCGATACCCACGAGGAGTCCGTCGATGAGCTGGCCATTGACGATGTTGATATCGACGATCCCGCATTCGAGGCGCTGCTCGTCGGGCGCAAGGTTAAGGTGCTGTTGCAGGACGTTGATCGCGTGCGCTGGCGGCAAGACCTGATCGAAGACCGCAACCGGTTGGCCACGTTGTTATCGGCGGCGCGCGCCGTCACGCCCGAGCGGGACGCGAAGCTCGCCGCCCTCAAGGAGCTGATAGCACACAAGGTTGATGCGCCGATCAACGGCGATAACCGCAAGCTGCTGCTCTTCACGGCCTTCGCCGACACGGCGGACTATCTGTACCGCGAGCTTGCGGGCTGGGCGCATTCGGCGCTTGGCATCAACCTCGCCGTGGTCAGCGGCACCGGCGCGAACAAATCCAGCTTGCCCGGCCTGCGCTCGGATATGAGTTCGATCCTGAGCGCCTTTTCGCCCCGCTCCAAGGAGCGGCCGGAGGAAATGGCGGGCGAGGGCGAGATTGACCTTCTCATCGGCACGGACTGCATTTCCGAAGGCCAGAACCTTCAGGACTGCGATTTCCTCGTGAATTACGACATCCACTGGAATCCGGTGCGCATCATCCAGCGTTTCGGGCGTATCGACCGTATCGGCTCGACCAACACCCGCATCCAGCTCGTCAATTTCTGGCCGAACATGGAGCTGGACGAATATCTCGACCTCGAATCCCGCGTCAGTGGCCGCATGGTGCTGCTCGACGTTTCGGCGACGGGCGAGGAGAACGTCATCGAGTTTCAGGCCGGAAACCAGATGAACGACCTGGAGTATCGCCGCGCCCAATTGCAGAAGATGCAGGACGCGGTGATCGACCTGGAGGATTTATCGAGCGGCGTTTCCATCGCCGACCTGACGCTCAACGATTTCCGCATCGATCTTGCAGGCCATCTGCGCGACCATCGCGACCAGCTCGAAACCCTGCCGCTCGGCACCTATGCCGTCGTGTCGGGGCTGGAGCCGACCGCATCGGACAATGATTTGCCGCCCGGCGTCATCTTCTGCCTGCGCGCCGTGGGCGACGCCGCAGCGCATGCCGCCGAACCTGGCTATCCCTTGAGCCCCAATTTCGTCGTCCATGTTGGCGACGAGGGCGAAGTCCTGTTGCCCTACACGCAGGCCAAGCAGGTGCTCGACCGGCTCAAGAAAACCGCCATCGGGCGCGATTTTCCCGATGCAGAGGCCTGCGCGCGCTTCGACAAGGACACGCGGCTTGGCCGCGACATGGAAAGTTATCAATCGCTTCTCGCCCGTGCTGTCGCCTCGATTGCGGGCAAGAGCGAGGAGCGCGCCATCGCGAGCCTGTTCTCACCCGGCGGCACCCATGCCCTCAAGGGCGAATTCGCCGGTATCAATGATTTTGAGGTCGTCGCCTTCGTCGTCATCCTGCCGCCTGCTGCATCCGAGGGCGTATGA
- a CDS encoding AAA family ATPase, producing MSLQLRRISLNNFRKFREPLTIEGLGEGLNIIIEPNERGKSTILEALRAAFFVRHATKNQLAQSFAPYGEAVAPEIEVSFDIGTDSWKIAKRFLKGPQVEVTGPQGRAQGEEAENRLQALLGFVKDSSQRGDPATYGALGLLWVPQAQALEVTAPGSIVRSSIQATLEAEVGTIVGGAAYERVRKRIDEQYDIYWTPTGKAQSKGRWQAARDRDQQARQTAADATKRLDALETSFGELETARGRLKVIERELADETEQEQRAGLVQSLEIARAAAQILETRKAEHEIFSANLDRLDDLQSQHEAAKEALTAASESLTAITADREQLADQLEAGRTKVVEAKAALDKARDDRATARQALVEGDARLARRQRHAAITDARQRHTELLDLEKQLANARNQAAQVIPAEAFARLEANDRAVAEARAAVNAGATTIELTGDATGITIGGEPLTPNSPRTLTGETQIALGGGVLVIRPPATAASAEARLAELLERQELELAGWDVAGLAAARTRNDTARDAQGTVQLLETKIAGLTPTQPLLDLAAGPDALKLFVAGVPAESPAADEDEISTDQLTRRLEEAETVVVRAETLHDQAVQDLREIEDRDRPLAAKQAGAERDQSHASDRIAQLEQKPDFAGLADAIAKARENVAQAAVKLAEATRDATAHDAQAINRKIETIDSRARAGQIRRSDLEKDIARLEAIIESEGGKGLASLAAAAAEEADAATQALARLDEEAATVKMLKDVLDEARAEASRTFVGPVAQRARVHVERLFPGADLSFDEELGLASVTRSGLSEACGTLSKGTQEQLAVLTRLAFADMLLEQGMPVSLILDDPLVYSDDGRLDLMTEILEEASQRMQVILLTCRDRAFRHLQAQRVQL from the coding sequence ATGAGCCTCCAACTGCGGCGGATCAGCCTCAACAATTTCCGCAAGTTCCGCGAGCCCCTGACGATCGAAGGGCTGGGCGAGGGGCTCAACATCATCATCGAGCCCAACGAGCGTGGGAAATCCACGATCCTTGAGGCCCTGCGTGCGGCTTTCTTCGTCCGCCATGCCACGAAGAATCAGCTCGCTCAAAGTTTTGCGCCTTATGGCGAGGCGGTCGCGCCAGAAATCGAGGTCAGTTTCGACATTGGCACCGACAGCTGGAAAATCGCCAAGCGCTTTCTCAAAGGCCCCCAAGTCGAAGTCACGGGGCCGCAGGGCCGGGCGCAGGGCGAGGAGGCCGAAAATCGCCTGCAGGCGCTTCTAGGGTTCGTCAAGGATAGCAGCCAGCGCGGTGACCCGGCCACATATGGTGCGCTCGGTCTGCTATGGGTCCCGCAGGCGCAGGCGCTCGAAGTGACGGCGCCCGGCAGCATCGTGCGCAGCAGCATCCAGGCGACGCTGGAGGCAGAGGTCGGGACGATCGTCGGCGGCGCTGCCTATGAGCGCGTCCGAAAGCGGATCGATGAGCAATATGACATTTACTGGACGCCGACAGGAAAAGCGCAGTCGAAGGGGCGCTGGCAAGCGGCGCGGGATCGTGACCAGCAGGCGCGGCAAACCGCTGCGGATGCGACCAAGCGGCTCGATGCGCTCGAAACGAGCTTCGGCGAGCTGGAGACCGCGCGCGGCCGACTGAAAGTTATCGAGCGGGAGCTGGCGGACGAGACCGAGCAAGAACAGCGCGCCGGTCTTGTTCAGTCTCTGGAGATCGCCAGGGCTGCTGCGCAGATCCTGGAGACCCGCAAAGCCGAGCATGAGATTTTCTCTGCAAACCTCGATCGTCTCGACGATCTGCAATCGCAGCATGAGGCGGCGAAGGAAGCGCTGACGGCCGCTAGCGAATCTTTGACCGCAATCACCGCCGATCGGGAGCAGCTTGCAGATCAGCTGGAAGCGGGTCGCACGAAGGTGGTTGAGGCGAAGGCAGCGCTCGACAAGGCGCGAGATGATCGCGCCACAGCCCGTCAGGCGCTTGTGGAAGGGGACGCACGTCTCGCTAGGCGGCAGCGCCACGCGGCGATCACCGATGCACGCCAGCGGCACACCGAACTCCTCGATCTAGAAAAGCAACTGGCCAATGCCCGCAATCAGGCCGCACAGGTCATTCCGGCTGAGGCGTTCGCTCGCCTGGAGGCCAATGATCGTGCTGTCGCGGAAGCGCGGGCCGCCGTCAATGCCGGCGCTACCACTATCGAGCTTACGGGCGACGCTACGGGCATCACCATAGGCGGCGAGCCCCTGACACCAAATAGCCCGCGCACATTGACCGGTGAGACGCAGATTGCCCTGGGCGGGGGCGTCCTGGTCATCCGTCCGCCGGCAACGGCAGCCAGTGCGGAAGCCCGCCTCGCCGAATTGCTCGAGCGACAGGAACTGGAACTAGCCGGATGGGACGTGGCCGGCCTCGCCGCGGCGCGGACGCGAAACGATACCGCGCGCGACGCGCAGGGGACCGTCCAACTGCTCGAAACCAAGATCGCCGGGCTGACGCCGACACAGCCGCTGTTGGATCTTGCGGCAGGCCCTGATGCGCTCAAGCTGTTCGTGGCAGGTGTTCCAGCGGAATCACCGGCGGCCGATGAAGACGAGATCTCGACCGATCAGCTCACCCGACGCCTGGAAGAGGCGGAAACGGTCGTAGTGCGCGCTGAAACCCTGCACGACCAAGCCGTTCAGGACCTGCGAGAAATAGAGGATAGGGACCGCCCGCTTGCCGCCAAGCAGGCGGGCGCGGAGCGCGATCAGTCTCATGCATCGGATCGCATCGCTCAGCTCGAACAGAAGCCCGATTTTGCCGGGCTGGCCGACGCCATCGCCAAAGCCCGGGAGAATGTTGCCCAGGCCGCTGTCAAGCTGGCCGAAGCGACGCGCGACGCCACCGCGCATGATGCGCAGGCGATCAACCGCAAGATCGAAACGATCGATAGCCGGGCAAGGGCAGGGCAAATCCGGCGGAGCGACCTCGAAAAGGATATCGCCCGCCTTGAGGCGATCATTGAGAGCGAAGGTGGCAAAGGTCTGGCGAGCCTGGCCGCAGCTGCAGCCGAAGAAGCTGATGCCGCAACGCAGGCGCTAGCTCGGCTCGACGAAGAGGCGGCCACGGTCAAAATGCTCAAGGATGTGCTGGACGAGGCGCGTGCGGAGGCATCTCGAACCTTCGTTGGCCCAGTGGCCCAGCGCGCCCGCGTGCATGTTGAGCGCCTGTTTCCAGGCGCAGACCTGAGCTTCGATGAAGAGTTAGGGCTGGCATCCGTCACGCGCTCAGGCCTGAGCGAAGCCTGCGGCACGCTTTCGAAGGGAACGCAGGAACAGTTGGCGGTCCTGACCCGCCTTGCCTTTGCCGACATGCTGCTGGAGCAGGGCATGCCGGTTTCGCTCATCCTCGACGATCCCTTGGTCTATTCCGACGATGGCCGGCTCGATCTGATGACGGAAATCCTGGAGGAAGCCTCCCAACGCATGCAGGTGATCCTGCTGACCTGCCGCGACCGGGCATTTCGGCATTTACAGGCTCAGCGTGTGCAGCTTTAA
- a CDS encoding metallophosphoesterase family protein encodes MRFLHTADWQLGKPFGRFEPEVRAALGEARFDAIDRIGEVAAANQVEHVIVAGDVFDTEGPEDRVIVQAVSRMQRYPCRWWLLPGNHDYARNGGLWDRVRHKASDNIILLTEPVAQEMEAGLWLLPAPLLHRHHLDDPTELFDSMETPGAKLRIGLAHGSIRDFTARGETKNQIAPDRAKRSSLDYLALGDWHGTLKVEPRTWYAGTPETDGFQRDEPGHALMIELAPGVEPKVEPVRTGRFQWLLRDWTLQDTAAFSAESDVLLSAIDPAATLLRLSLAGITSLADRVEILSRLEDDLRHRLRFLDVRADDLVGRPGEQDLADLKVEGLLGIAAEKLTETIAAGGTEAILARRAMERLFVEYHRGSQA; translated from the coding sequence ATGCGTTTCCTCCACACAGCTGACTGGCAGCTCGGCAAGCCCTTCGGCCGGTTCGAGCCCGAGGTGCGCGCGGCGCTTGGCGAAGCCCGCTTCGACGCCATCGACCGGATCGGCGAAGTCGCGGCCGCCAACCAGGTGGAACATGTGATTGTCGCAGGCGACGTCTTCGATACCGAGGGTCCCGAAGATAGGGTCATCGTCCAGGCAGTCTCGCGCATGCAGCGCTATCCCTGCCGCTGGTGGCTGCTCCCGGGCAATCACGACTATGCCCGCAACGGCGGACTGTGGGACCGGGTCCGTCACAAAGCCTCGGACAATATCATCCTGCTCACCGAGCCCGTCGCGCAGGAGATGGAAGCGGGGCTCTGGCTGCTTCCTGCGCCGCTCCTCCACCGCCACCATCTCGACGATCCGACCGAGCTGTTCGACAGCATGGAAACGCCAGGCGCGAAGCTGCGGATCGGCCTTGCACATGGTTCGATCCGTGATTTTACTGCGCGCGGCGAGACCAAGAACCAGATCGCGCCGGATCGCGCGAAGCGGTCCAGTCTCGACTATCTGGCGCTCGGTGATTGGCATGGCACGCTCAAGGTCGAGCCGCGCACATGGTATGCCGGCACCCCCGAAACCGACGGTTTTCAGCGCGATGAGCCGGGCCATGCCCTGATGATCGAGCTTGCGCCGGGAGTGGAGCCAAAGGTGGAACCCGTGCGCACCGGCCGCTTCCAATGGCTGCTCAGGGATTGGACCTTGCAGGACACGGCCGCCTTTTCGGCGGAGTCCGACGTGCTGCTCTCGGCTATCGATCCTGCGGCAACGCTGCTGCGCCTTTCGCTTGCAGGCATCACGAGCCTTGCCGACCGCGTCGAGATCCTGTCGCGGCTCGAAGATGACCTGCGGCATCGCCTCCGTTTCCTGGATGTCCGGGCGGACGATCTTGTCGGCCGGCCGGGCGAGCAGGACTTGGCGGATCTCAAGGTCGAGGGATTGCTCGGCATAGCGGCTGAGAAACTCACCGAGACAATCGCAGCTGGCGGGACTGAAGCCATATTGGCGCGGCGCGCGATGGAGCGGCTCTTTGTCGAATATCATCGGGGGAGCCAAGCATGA
- a CDS encoding TM0106 family RecB-like putative nuclease, giving the protein MRTIGNTILFSATDLMRFVGCAHATALDLAYMRGEPLTPREDTEDAALLQKQGDAHEAAHLEKLKDAGNGVVEIARGDLAQNADETRAALAQGSQIIFQGAFLAERWGGWSDFLERVERPSLLGPFSYEVTDTKLKRKAHPKHVLQLVLYSDLLAEIQGVMPEHAHVQLGNGTRATLRLADYAHYARGARAKLEAFVASPVPTRPIPCADCSLCRWADHCDAVFTSQDSLFQVANITRGQVKKLEASGIETMAALARHDGPVRGVASATAEKLVGQARLQHARKTGEPAFELRPAQPGKGFDLLPRPQAGDLFYDIEGDPHYEGGLEYLHGVWADDSFHAFWAHDHAAEAQALERLLAFFRNRLTAYPQARIYHYAPYEITALRRLTTRYGIGEAFLDRLMRERRFVDLYAVVRGALIASEPSYSIKALEAFYGLKREGEVKTAGGSVVAYENWRETGDQQILDEIEDYNRIDCQSTQLLRDWLVGIRPDGPWPVLAQDAAEQEVVEDEETTALRDRLAASSLTPERQELLFNLGLFHKREAKPAQWTVFDSAARDEEELVDDLDALAGLEAISGIEPIKRSVMRTYRFPSQETKLREGGKATVPGIDGPPSTVAIEALDRDACTITLKVGVARAELLTDRLTLHPDWPLDTKVLAAAVRDVIEDQCGPRRYRAVDDLLSGAAPRLNGIDGDILCGGEPVAGAIAAAHAMDQTLLPIQGPPGTGKTHVTARVILALVKAGHRVAVASNSHEAIRNVLLGCLRASEEEGGGFPVSFAHKVSSGDDGYARDCPVHRATANDDLILARANVVGGTAFFFARDENVQGFDWLFVDEAGQVGLANMVAMGRAARNIVLVGDPRQLPQVIQGAHPAPANLSCLEWMLGEHATVPADRGIFLAETRRMHPEVCDFISDQVYEGRLASHSDTKRQSVTGTAWPTAGAFWVPVVHEGNAQIAAEEVAAIGAAIENLLQGSWTDKNGATRPIGPGDIIVVAPYNAQVNALRAGLPSSIRVGTVDKFQGQEAPICLVSMTASSADETARGMEFLFSLNRINVAVSRAKALALVFGSDRLREANCSSVEQMRLVNTLCALPPLSAPHNTGS; this is encoded by the coding sequence GTGAGGACGATCGGGAACACCATTCTGTTTTCAGCGACCGACCTGATGCGGTTCGTCGGCTGCGCGCATGCGACAGCGCTCGACCTTGCCTATATGCGCGGCGAGCCGCTCACTCCCCGGGAAGATACCGAGGATGCCGCGCTGCTTCAGAAACAAGGCGATGCCCATGAGGCCGCCCATTTGGAGAAGCTGAAAGACGCGGGCAACGGGGTAGTCGAGATTGCGCGTGGCGATCTTGCGCAGAACGCGGACGAGACGCGAGCGGCGTTGGCGCAAGGCTCGCAGATAATCTTTCAAGGGGCTTTTCTCGCCGAGCGTTGGGGTGGGTGGTCCGATTTTCTTGAGCGGGTCGAGCGACCATCATTGCTGGGGCCGTTCAGCTACGAAGTGACCGACACCAAGCTGAAGCGCAAAGCCCATCCCAAGCATGTGCTGCAGCTCGTGCTCTATTCCGACCTTTTGGCGGAGATCCAGGGCGTGATGCCGGAGCATGCCCATGTGCAGCTCGGCAATGGGACGCGCGCGACGCTGCGTTTGGCCGACTATGCCCATTATGCGCGCGGTGCGCGGGCTAAGCTCGAGGCCTTTGTTGCTTCCCCTGTGCCAACGCGGCCGATCCCCTGCGCTGATTGTTCGCTGTGCCGATGGGCCGACCATTGCGACGCCGTCTTCACCAGCCAGGACAGCCTGTTCCAAGTCGCCAATATTACCCGCGGCCAAGTGAAGAAGCTCGAGGCGTCCGGCATCGAAACCATGGCCGCGCTGGCTCGGCATGACGGCCCGGTGCGCGGCGTTGCGAGTGCGACGGCGGAGAAGCTTGTCGGCCAGGCCAGACTGCAGCACGCGCGCAAAACCGGCGAACCCGCCTTCGAGTTGCGTCCGGCACAGCCAGGCAAAGGCTTTGACCTGCTCCCTCGGCCGCAGGCGGGCGATCTCTTCTACGACATCGAGGGCGACCCCCATTACGAGGGAGGCCTTGAATATCTGCACGGCGTGTGGGCCGATGATAGTTTCCATGCCTTCTGGGCTCATGACCATGCCGCCGAAGCGCAAGCGCTCGAACGGTTGCTTGCGTTTTTTCGTAATCGCCTCACGGCTTATCCGCAGGCCCGCATCTATCATTATGCACCCTATGAGATCACCGCGCTGCGGCGTCTCACCACGCGCTATGGTATCGGCGAGGCCTTTCTCGACCGCCTCATGCGCGAACGCCGCTTTGTCGACCTCTATGCGGTCGTGCGCGGCGCGCTCATCGCTTCCGAACCGAGCTACTCCATAAAGGCGCTGGAGGCCTTTTATGGCTTGAAGCGCGAGGGCGAGGTCAAGACAGCGGGCGGGTCGGTCGTTGCTTATGAAAATTGGCGCGAGACGGGCGATCAGCAAATCCTCGACGAGATCGAGGACTATAATCGGATCGATTGCCAGTCGACCCAGCTACTGCGCGATTGGCTAGTGGGCATCCGGCCCGATGGTCCCTGGCCCGTGCTTGCGCAGGACGCGGCCGAGCAGGAGGTGGTCGAGGACGAGGAAACGACGGCGCTGCGCGATCGCCTGGCCGCATCCTCTCTGACTCCAGAGCGTCAGGAATTGCTGTTCAATCTGGGGCTGTTCCACAAGCGTGAAGCCAAGCCTGCTCAGTGGACGGTTTTCGACAGCGCGGCGCGCGATGAGGAAGAGCTTGTCGATGATCTCGACGCCTTGGCGGGACTCGAGGCGATATCCGGGATCGAACCCATCAAGCGCTCGGTGATGCGCACCTATCGCTTTCCGTCTCAGGAAACCAAATTGCGCGAAGGCGGCAAGGCCACTGTGCCCGGGATTGACGGGCCGCCGTCAACCGTTGCGATTGAGGCGCTGGATCGCGATGCGTGCACGATCACCTTGAAGGTCGGCGTGGCAAGGGCCGAACTCCTCACCGATCGGCTGACCCTGCATCCGGATTGGCCGCTCGATACCAAGGTGTTGGCCGCAGCGGTGCGCGACGTCATCGAGGATCAATGCGGGCCGCGGCGCTATCGTGCCGTCGATGATCTGCTGTCGGGCGCCGCCCCGCGCCTGAACGGCATCGACGGCGATATCCTCTGCGGCGGGGAACCGGTGGCGGGCGCCATTGCCGCGGCGCACGCCATGGACCAGACGTTGCTCCCGATCCAGGGACCGCCGGGAACGGGCAAGACGCACGTCACGGCCCGGGTGATCCTGGCGCTGGTTAAAGCGGGACATCGGGTCGCCGTCGCCTCGAACAGCCATGAAGCGATCCGCAATGTCCTGCTCGGCTGCCTGCGCGCGAGCGAGGAAGAAGGTGGTGGCTTTCCAGTGTCGTTCGCCCACAAGGTTTCCAGCGGAGATGATGGCTATGCCAGGGATTGTCCCGTTCACCGGGCCACGGCCAATGATGACCTGATCCTCGCCCGCGCCAATGTGGTCGGCGGCACGGCCTTCTTCTTCGCGCGCGATGAGAATGTGCAGGGCTTCGATTGGTTGTTTGTCGATGAGGCGGGGCAAGTGGGCCTCGCCAACATGGTCGCCATGGGTCGTGCCGCGCGCAATATCGTGCTGGTCGGCGATCCGCGCCAGCTGCCTCAGGTCATCCAGGGCGCACATCCTGCGCCCGCCAACCTGTCATGCCTGGAATGGATGCTGGGCGAGCATGCCACAGTGCCTGCCGATCGGGGCATATTCCTTGCTGAGACCCGGCGGATGCATCCGGAGGTTTGCGACTTCATCTCCGACCAGGTCTACGAGGGACGCCTGGCCAGCCATAGCGATACCAAGCGCCAGAGCGTTACCGGAACGGCCTGGCCCACGGCCGGTGCCTTCTGGGTGCCGGTCGTCCACGAAGGCAATGCCCAGATCGCCGCCGAGGAAGTTGCGGCGATCGGCGCGGCAATCGAGAATCTCCTGCAAGGGAGCTGGACCGACAAGAACGGCGCCACGCGCCCTATCGGCCCCGGCGACATCATCGTAGTCGCCCCCTATAACGCGCAGGTCAACGCGCTGCGGGCGGGCCTGCCGAGCAGCATCCGCGTCGGCACGGTCGATAAGTTCCAGGGCCAGGAAGCCCCTATATGCCTGGTCTCCATGACGGCTTCCTCGGCCGATGAGACCGCCCGCGGCATGGAGTTTCTCTTCTCGCTCAACCGCATCAATGTCGCGGTTTCACGCGCCAAAGCGCTCGCGCTTGTATTTGGCAGCGACCGCTTGCGCGAGGCCAACTGCAGCAGCGTCGAGCAGATGCGGCTCGTCAACACGCTCTGTGCGCTTCCGCCGCTTTCTGCGCCCCACAATACGGGATCTTGA